A genomic segment from Treponema sp. J25 encodes:
- a CDS encoding aminotransferase class I/II-fold pyridoxal phosphate-dependent enzyme — MNTLAVELNTILDENVAGRLLSSLGKRLYFPKGIIAQSAEAKKFAHRANATIGMAYEGGRPLILSAIAEGMPTLSALEAVAYAPTAGVETVRSAWKESICEKNPTLDPEGISLPVVVPGLTGGISYIADLFLDETTDILISDPSWDNYPLIFKDRRGSGVTEVPFFGKGTGLNLPAIREAIHRMAKTGKVRLILNFPNNPSGYSPTTAEAMELVNIIKEVAEKGADVLVICDDAYFGLAYEPEIYGESLFGPLSKLHERVLAVKIDGPTKEDYVWGLRMGFVTFGCKGMTQETYEALVKKLMGAIRSSVSCSNTPAQYFMLKTMADPRSKEEKARFKSMLQRRYQAVKQFLSSQGTHPVLQALPFNSGYFMCFVCTGVSAEEIRQKLLKEEGIGTIALGDRYLRFAFSSVEEHLIPETLNALYRVASSLAQSKKG; from the coding sequence ATGAATACTCTTGCGGTAGAACTTAATACCATCCTTGATGAAAACGTGGCGGGCCGTCTTCTCTCCTCCCTGGGAAAGCGGCTGTATTTTCCAAAAGGGATTATAGCCCAGTCTGCGGAGGCAAAGAAATTTGCCCACCGGGCAAACGCCACCATCGGAATGGCCTATGAGGGGGGGCGGCCCCTCATCCTTTCAGCCATCGCGGAAGGAATGCCTACCTTATCCGCCCTTGAAGCGGTGGCATACGCCCCCACGGCCGGCGTAGAAACCGTTCGTTCCGCATGGAAAGAGAGTATTTGTGAAAAGAATCCGACCCTTGATCCGGAAGGGATCTCGTTGCCTGTGGTGGTACCCGGATTAACGGGCGGAATTTCCTACATAGCAGACCTTTTCCTTGATGAGACCACGGATATCCTCATCAGTGACCCCAGCTGGGATAACTATCCCCTTATCTTTAAAGATCGCAGAGGAAGCGGGGTTACCGAAGTTCCCTTCTTTGGCAAAGGCACAGGTCTTAACCTTCCTGCCATTCGAGAAGCTATTCACCGAATGGCCAAGACCGGGAAGGTGCGACTGATTCTCAATTTCCCCAATAACCCCTCTGGCTACTCTCCTACCACGGCAGAAGCCATGGAACTCGTAAACATCATTAAAGAAGTCGCAGAAAAAGGGGCTGATGTTCTCGTCATTTGTGACGATGCCTACTTTGGTCTTGCCTATGAGCCAGAGATCTATGGGGAATCCCTCTTTGGTCCCCTTTCAAAGCTCCATGAACGGGTTCTGGCTGTAAAAATAGACGGTCCCACAAAGGAAGATTACGTATGGGGACTGCGGATGGGCTTTGTTACCTTTGGCTGTAAAGGGATGACGCAGGAAACCTACGAAGCCCTGGTAAAAAAATTGATGGGAGCTATCCGTTCTTCGGTGTCCTGTTCTAACACCCCCGCCCAGTACTTCATGCTTAAGACGATGGCCGATCCCCGGAGCAAAGAAGAAAAGGCCCGATTTAAATCGATGCTCCAGAGGAGATACCAGGCGGTAAAACAATTTCTTAGTTCCCAGGGAACTCATCCGGTACTACAGGCCCTCCCCTTTAATTCGGGATACTTCATGTGTTTCGTGTGTACCGGCGTAAGCGCCGAAGAAATCCGACAGAAACTTTTAAAGGAGGAAGGGATCGGCACCATCGCCTTGGGAGATCGGTACCTTCGGTTTGCCTTTTCCAGTGTAGAAGAGCATCTCATTCCCGAAACCCTCAACGCCCTCTACCGGGTGGCAAGTTCTCTAGCCCAATCAAAGAAGGGATAG
- a CDS encoding extracellular solute-binding protein: MILSVIFFTGSCELSEPRVIQIWTDRPELAVYGELFNSQERSYKVEVSYYENLREQLLETRIYPDIVIGSWLKSSSTRKYFKDVNYFFDELLLNKAAFYTPLLELGNIDGKQYLLPVSFNLPLVLFPRDQASLINKAGILNLDDIRDRGKMFNQKNERGEYLQMGFSPRWSDDFLYITARLFGAAFREGNPIAWNGGALEKGMNYVYQWSIEVNGGPQQEDDFAFKYLVTPPPVPLNSGKILFAYQESQNLFTSPEEQRQNLDFRWVSKDNRIPIIEGETFLGIYKKNRAKRASDAFVQWLYREETQRKILEFSKKIRLNEQVFGIANGFSAIRSVNEEIFPQFYPLLLGHMPPAEYLLPPEILPADWPLIREQVILPYLHDRSKTSDKSQIQSLEGRLDAWKKQHKETKKG, encoded by the coding sequence ATGATCCTTTCCGTAATCTTCTTTACCGGTTCCTGTGAGCTCAGCGAACCCCGGGTTATTCAAATATGGACCGATCGGCCCGAACTGGCGGTGTATGGGGAACTATTTAACAGCCAGGAAAGGTCCTATAAAGTTGAGGTTTCATATTATGAAAACCTGAGAGAACAGCTCCTAGAAACCCGCATCTACCCTGACATTGTCATTGGAAGCTGGCTTAAAAGCAGCAGCACCCGTAAGTACTTTAAAGACGTGAATTACTTTTTTGATGAACTACTCCTTAACAAGGCCGCTTTTTACACCCCCCTGCTTGAGCTAGGGAACATTGATGGCAAGCAATATCTTTTACCCGTATCTTTCAATCTTCCCCTCGTACTTTTTCCCCGGGATCAGGCGAGTCTTATCAATAAAGCGGGAATACTTAACCTGGACGATATTCGGGACAGGGGCAAGATGTTTAATCAAAAAAATGAAAGAGGGGAATATCTTCAGATGGGGTTCTCCCCTCGCTGGAGTGATGATTTTTTATATATTACAGCCCGGCTTTTTGGTGCGGCCTTTAGGGAAGGCAATCCTATTGCCTGGAATGGTGGGGCCCTGGAAAAAGGAATGAATTATGTGTATCAATGGAGCATTGAAGTAAATGGCGGACCTCAACAGGAAGACGATTTTGCTTTTAAATATCTCGTTACCCCTCCGCCAGTTCCTCTTAATTCAGGGAAGATTCTTTTTGCCTATCAAGAAAGCCAGAACCTTTTTACCAGCCCCGAAGAACAACGACAAAACCTCGATTTCCGATGGGTAAGTAAGGATAATCGGATTCCTATTATTGAGGGAGAAACTTTTTTAGGAATATACAAAAAAAACAGGGCCAAACGGGCAAGCGACGCCTTTGTTCAATGGTTATATCGAGAAGAAACTCAACGGAAAATTCTAGAATTCTCTAAAAAGATTCGATTAAATGAGCAGGTTTTTGGTATAGCTAACGGTTTTTCTGCGATCCGTTCAGTAAATGAAGAAATTTTCCCGCAATTCTATCCTTTGTTGCTTGGACATATGCCACCGGCGGAATATCTTCTGCCCCCCGAGATTCTTCCCGCCGATTGGCCCCTTATCCGGGAACAGGTTATCCTTCCCTATTTACACGACCGGAGCAAAACCTCCGATAAAAGCCAGATTCAGAGCCTTGAAGGACGTCTTGATGCCTGGAAGAAACAACACAAGGAAACAAAGAAAGGGTGA
- a CDS encoding PG0541 family transporter-associated protein, producing MKRIEIIANRSVQEEITTRLETAIDGFAYTLIPVVQGVTPERRRLGDATWPEENFILFAYVKDSIVPLVEEVIAVVKNNFPAEGIKLFTTESCSSFQD from the coding sequence ATGAAACGGATAGAAATTATTGCTAATCGTTCAGTCCAGGAAGAGATTACTACGCGCCTCGAAACAGCTATCGATGGTTTTGCTTATACCCTTATTCCTGTGGTACAGGGGGTAACTCCTGAACGCCGCCGATTGGGAGATGCTACCTGGCCTGAAGAAAATTTTATCCTTTTTGCTTATGTAAAGGATAGCATAGTCCCTCTTGTCGAGGAAGTGATTGCTGTAGTAAAAAATAACTTCCCCGCTGAAGGAATAAAATTATTTACAACCGAGTCCTGTTCCTCCTTTCAGGACTAG
- a CDS encoding efflux RND transporter permease subunit produces MSVAKHVVSRPVLVAVVFALLAIVGLYTLTDLAIELFPETSMPMLFVSTTYEGAGPETVEKSVTRVLEGVLTNLSGLKKMTSTSSEGSSRIELEFDYGTNLDTAVNDIRDKLDRVKNSLPDDASTPQIFRFDPNSMPIMRIAVRGNRSAEQLKAYAEDYIQPRLEQVNGVAQANVQGGRDKIIKVELSQNRLDAYGLTVTGVASVLATQNVELGGGSITEGIKDYLIRTTGEFKSVTEIANTVITTKDGYGIKLSDLGTVSEGYEDATSMVYINGTPGVYISIQKQSGVNTVAAADGVYKKLDEIRKTLPADISLEIISDDTTTIRSTINDLVNSALQGAMLAMAILFLFLRSIKSTLIIGISIPLSMLITLLAMKLAGITLNMMTLTGLILGVGMIVDASIVMIENIYKYRERGARPDVAAILGSHEMMSAVISSNLTTICVFIPLIFFKNRLEMLGQLFQDTIFTIFIALLSSLLVAIFLVPVLASKYLVLTTRKERPLHNRFLQYLDRILESAIEGVEKAYQKLLTVAMHHRPTVLIVVVGVLAVSIALLPRMNISFMPRFGDDSVTLQATLPVGTTLTETEKVLRQMESYARQEIQGIKSIITNVGSGGMWGSSSSYSGSLTIQFESAKKGVDDSESAKVKLRRHFSEFPAVSFSFSAGRAQQLQGGSDIDIVLRAMDLKTGISTAKEIIEVIKNHVSDVSEPTMDLTEGLPQVEVVIDRDRAYSFGVSIQAAAKEIEASIDGATATVYQVNGEEYDVVVRLQESDRAQLPDLERIFVQGTSGRIPLSNFATLKKGFGPVSIVRENQNRTIHITANITSGERADRVEEKIKAAINENMVLPDGITLSFEGAWQNIQEQGVVFILIFTMAVLLVFGVMAGQYESFKDPFINLFTIPLAIIGVVIIYLITGQALSMFTAMGLVMLAGIVVNNGIILVDYTNLLVRRGTPLTEACIQGGVSRLRPVLMTTLTTILGLIPMAFFPSENSQMVQPIGLTVIGGLSSSTFITLFVIPVIYSYFNQGHKTKEKQR; encoded by the coding sequence GTGAGTGTGGCCAAACATGTAGTTTCTCGTCCTGTCCTGGTAGCGGTGGTTTTTGCCCTACTTGCTATCGTAGGATTATATACCTTGACGGACCTGGCTATCGAACTGTTTCCTGAAACCTCGATGCCGATGCTCTTTGTCTCTACTACCTATGAAGGGGCGGGGCCAGAAACAGTAGAAAAATCGGTGACCCGAGTTCTGGAGGGGGTCCTGACTAACTTAAGCGGGCTTAAGAAGATGACCTCCACTTCATCAGAGGGAAGTAGCCGTATTGAGTTGGAATTCGATTATGGAACTAATCTGGATACGGCGGTGAATGATATCCGGGATAAACTTGATCGAGTGAAAAACAGTCTTCCTGATGATGCGAGTACTCCCCAGATCTTTAGATTCGATCCTAATTCGATGCCCATCATGCGGATTGCAGTCCGGGGGAACCGGAGTGCCGAACAACTTAAGGCCTATGCGGAAGACTATATTCAGCCCCGCCTTGAACAGGTTAATGGGGTTGCCCAGGCGAATGTTCAGGGTGGCCGGGATAAAATCATCAAGGTAGAACTATCCCAGAATCGACTCGATGCTTATGGTCTTACGGTAACCGGAGTGGCCAGCGTTCTGGCAACTCAAAATGTGGAATTGGGGGGTGGTTCGATTACTGAAGGGATAAAGGATTACCTCATACGCACTACCGGTGAGTTCAAGAGTGTTACAGAAATTGCCAATACGGTAATAACCACAAAAGATGGATACGGGATAAAACTTTCTGATTTGGGGACGGTAAGCGAAGGATATGAGGATGCTACTTCGATGGTGTATATAAATGGAACACCAGGAGTTTACATCTCTATCCAAAAGCAAAGCGGTGTAAATACCGTGGCTGCAGCAGATGGGGTCTATAAAAAACTGGATGAAATCCGGAAAACCTTACCGGCGGATATCTCCTTAGAGATTATTTCCGATGATACAACCACCATTCGTTCTACCATTAATGATCTTGTGAATTCCGCATTGCAGGGGGCCATGCTTGCCATGGCAATCCTTTTCTTGTTCCTTCGAAGCATAAAGAGTACCCTGATTATTGGTATTTCTATCCCCCTTTCTATGCTTATTACTCTTCTTGCTATGAAACTCGCGGGAATTACCCTGAACATGATGACTCTCACGGGACTTATCCTTGGGGTCGGTATGATTGTGGACGCTTCGATTGTCATGATAGAAAACATTTATAAATACCGGGAGCGGGGGGCCCGGCCGGATGTGGCGGCCATTCTAGGAAGCCACGAAATGATGTCTGCCGTGATTTCCTCTAATCTTACTACTATCTGTGTCTTTATTCCCCTTATATTTTTTAAAAATCGACTGGAGATGCTTGGTCAACTATTTCAAGATACAATTTTTACAATCTTTATTGCCCTCCTTTCCAGTCTATTGGTTGCTATTTTCCTTGTTCCTGTTCTGGCAAGTAAGTATCTTGTCCTTACAACGCGGAAAGAACGCCCTCTGCATAACCGTTTCTTGCAGTACCTTGATAGAATTCTGGAAAGTGCTATAGAAGGGGTTGAAAAGGCCTATCAAAAATTACTTACTGTGGCCATGCATCATCGTCCTACGGTACTCATTGTGGTTGTTGGAGTATTGGCGGTCAGTATTGCCCTGCTCCCACGGATGAATATTTCTTTTATGCCCCGTTTTGGGGATGATTCAGTGACTTTGCAGGCTACTCTTCCAGTAGGAACAACTCTTACCGAGACAGAAAAGGTTCTCCGACAGATGGAATCGTATGCCCGGCAAGAAATTCAGGGAATAAAAAGTATTATCACCAATGTAGGAAGTGGTGGGATGTGGGGGAGCTCTTCCAGTTATAGCGGCTCCCTTACCATTCAATTTGAATCAGCCAAAAAGGGTGTAGACGATTCGGAAAGCGCAAAAGTAAAACTTCGTCGACATTTTTCTGAATTTCCCGCTGTTTCTTTTAGTTTTTCTGCCGGTCGAGCCCAGCAACTTCAAGGAGGGTCAGATATTGATATTGTCCTGAGAGCGATGGATTTAAAAACTGGTATTAGTACAGCCAAGGAAATAATAGAAGTCATTAAAAATCACGTTTCGGATGTTTCAGAGCCAACCATGGATCTTACAGAAGGGCTTCCCCAGGTGGAAGTGGTTATCGATAGGGACCGGGCCTATTCATTTGGAGTAAGTATTCAGGCTGCCGCCAAAGAAATAGAAGCGAGTATCGATGGTGCTACGGCAACGGTGTATCAAGTAAATGGGGAAGAATACGATGTGGTGGTTCGTCTGCAGGAGAGTGATAGGGCCCAACTCCCCGATCTGGAACGCATTTTTGTTCAGGGAACCTCAGGTCGTATTCCTCTTTCCAATTTTGCTACCCTTAAAAAAGGATTTGGTCCGGTAAGTATTGTTCGGGAAAACCAAAATAGGACAATCCATATAACGGCTAATATAACGAGTGGTGAACGGGCCGATAGGGTAGAAGAAAAAATTAAAGCTGCGATAAATGAAAATATGGTACTCCCCGACGGAATTACCCTGAGTTTTGAAGGGGCCTGGCAGAATATCCAGGAACAGGGCGTGGTGTTTATACTTATTTTTACAATGGCGGTGCTTCTTGTTTTTGGAGTGATGGCTGGCCAGTATGAATCTTTTAAAGATCCCTTCATAAATCTTTTTACTATTCCCCTTGCAATTATTGGGGTGGTGATTATCTATCTTATTACGGGGCAAGCTCTTTCAATGTTTACTGCCATGGGGCTCGTGATGCTCGCAGGGATTGTGGTTAATAATGGCATCATCCTTGTTGATTATACGAATCTGCTTGTCCGTCGGGGGACACCCCTTACCGAGGCCTGTATTCAAGGGGGTGTTTCCCGGTTACGCCCCGTATTGATGACAACTCTTACTACTATTCTGGGGCTTATTCCTATGGCTTTTTTCCCAAGTGAAAATTCCCAGATGGTGCAGCCTATTGGGCTTACCGTAATCGGGGGGCTCTCATCAAGTACCTTCATCACCTTATTTGTTATTCCTGTTATTTACTCATACTTTAATCAAGGTCATAAAACCAAGGAGAAACAGCGATGA
- a CDS encoding efflux RND transporter periplasmic adaptor subunit, whose amino-acid sequence MKGRNFVIVGIFVILVIVLLLWPRQKDGPVAGAFPQASGNVATGPQKKEGPTAGLTAAGTQGISVKSTSVKRQNLQDYILVNGEVASEISVAVYPDTGGKIASLLVEVGTKVSKGTVIAEVDPSKPGASYALNPVISPISGTVVELPLNVGATVTSSTSIATIAVLDRLEIVTQVPERYAALMKVGLSGLVSFEAFPEKKFSAVVSKVSPVLNTTSRTREVRLKLTDSGDPGIVIGMYARIRINTLVYPNRITVPETAINSSDGVEYVYVVNQDNTVSRRGIVKGVTIDGSVEILSGLEEGERVVTEGAQNLTDGTVIRDISTGGK is encoded by the coding sequence ATGAAAGGTCGGAATTTCGTGATAGTTGGCATCTTTGTTATTCTTGTTATCGTTCTTCTTCTGTGGCCGCGGCAGAAGGATGGCCCTGTTGCCGGGGCGTTCCCGCAAGCAAGCGGAAATGTCGCGACAGGACCACAGAAAAAAGAAGGGCCGACGGCGGGACTGACTGCCGCAGGTACCCAGGGAATAAGTGTAAAAAGCACTTCCGTAAAACGCCAGAATTTGCAGGATTATATCCTGGTTAATGGAGAAGTCGCAAGTGAAATCTCCGTAGCGGTGTATCCTGATACGGGAGGGAAGATTGCTTCCTTGCTGGTGGAAGTAGGAACAAAGGTCTCAAAAGGTACGGTCATCGCGGAAGTAGATCCCTCCAAGCCAGGGGCAAGTTATGCCCTTAATCCTGTCATAAGTCCCATCTCTGGTACAGTGGTGGAACTCCCTCTGAATGTTGGCGCTACGGTTACTTCCAGTACCAGTATAGCGACGATTGCGGTGTTAGATCGTCTTGAAATTGTGACCCAGGTACCAGAACGGTATGCGGCCCTTATGAAGGTGGGCCTTTCAGGCCTTGTTTCCTTTGAGGCCTTCCCGGAGAAAAAGTTTTCTGCCGTGGTAAGTAAGGTTTCTCCAGTTCTTAATACTACCTCTCGCACCAGAGAAGTGCGTTTAAAACTAACAGATTCTGGTGATCCGGGGATTGTAATTGGTATGTATGCCCGAATTCGAATAAACACCCTTGTCTATCCAAATCGTATCACCGTACCTGAAACAGCTATTAATAGTTCCGATGGGGTCGAGTATGTCTATGTGGTGAATCAGGATAATACGGTAAGTCGGCGGGGTATTGTGAAAGGGGTCACTATCGATGGATCGGTAGAAATCCTTTCAGGGTTGGAAGAAGGGGAACGGGTTGTTACCGAAGGAGCCCAGAATCTTACTGATGGAACGGTAATCCGGGATATTAGCACAGGAGGAAAGTAA